The Trachemys scripta elegans isolate TJP31775 chromosome 6, CAS_Tse_1.0, whole genome shotgun sequence genome includes a window with the following:
- the LOC117879629 gene encoding uncharacterized protein LOC117879629: protein MIKPLQDLTKSGTPEPLPWSPEAERAFVAIKQSLSSAPALGLPDYAKQFTLFCHERNGFALAVLTQKHRDKHRPIAYYSTALDAMAAGFPPCLRAVAAGALAVQVSESIVLGSPLIVAVPHGVAALLLKSKTQHLSTSCLTKYELVLLSSSHITLARCPVLNPASLLPGPEDGEPHDCVSVTSVLSRPRDDLLDVPLQNPDLIYFVDGLCLRDSKGKLVAGYAVCSAYAVIESAFLPSVFSSQVAELVVLTRACILAQDQAVTIYTDSHDAFGVVHDYGLLWKYRGFLTSTGSPIKNSLYVSALLDALVLPKAIAVVKCTAHQTLHDEVTRGNALADSAAKAAALSAPQAEYTLIEQPPLASLEDLAKIQEAAPAAEKRFWSANGCILHPDHLWRAPAGRLVAQKMLMPYLAHVYHRMAHVRKGGMVAAINRDWCAFGFPVIAHHYCQQCVICQQHNIVDVFSNWVEAFPCRKADARTVVKLLLKDFVPRFGIPVSISSDRGTHFTGQIVKELCAALQIQHNLHCPHHPLSAGAVERHEWNSEK from the exons ATGATTAAACCTTTACAGGATCTGACTAAGTCAGGTACTCCTGAGCCTCTTCCTTGGTCTCCAGAGGCTGAACGAGCTTTTGTTGCTATCAAGCAAAGCCTGTCCAGTGCACCGGCCCTGGGACTTCCTGATTATGCTAAACAATTTACTCTTTTCTGTCATGAGCGTAATGGGTTTGCTTTGGCTGTATTAACGCAAAAGCACAGAGATAAACACCGTCCCATTGCTTATTACAGTACGGCCCTAGATGCTATGGCAGCTGGATTTCCCCCTTGCCTGCGTGCTGTGGCTGCAGGGGCCCTTGCTGTTCAAGTATCTGAATCCATTGTCTTAGGATCTCCTTTGATTGTTGCTGTCCCTCATGGTGTGGCTGCACTCTTGTTAAAATCTAAGACACAGCATCTATCCACTTCTTGTCTTACAAAATATGAGCTTGTCTTGTTGTCTTCGTCTCATATTACTTTGGCTCGTTGCCCCGTTCTAAATCCTGCCTCCTTGTTGCCTGGGCCAGAGGATGGAGAACCACATGACTGTGTGTCTGTGACGTCGGTCCTCTCCCGTCCAAGAGATGATTTGCTAGATGTGCCTTTGCAAAATCCTGATCTTATTTACTTCGTGGATGGTTTGTGCTTGCGAGATTCTAAGGGTAAATTGGTTGCTGGTTATGCTGTGTGCTCTGCCTATGCTGTTATTGAAAGTGCTTTTCTTCCTTCTGTGTTTTCTTCTCAAGTGGCCGAACTTGTGGTTTTAACTCGAGCCTGCATTCTAGCTCAGGATCAAGCAGTTACAATTTATACAGACTCTCATGATGCTTTTGGAGTGGTACATGATTATGGTTTGCTCTGGAAGTATAGAGGTTTCCTTACATCCACTGGTTCTCCTATTAAGAATAGTCTGTATGTTTCTGCTCTTCTGGATGCCCTTGTATTGCCCAAAGCTATAGCTGTTGTTAAATGCACAGCTCACCAGACCCTTCATGATGAAGTTACCCGTGGAAATGCTTTGGCAGACTCTGCAGCCAAAGCAGCGGCCCTTTCTGCCCCTCAGGCTGAATATACTTTGATTGAGCAGCCTCCACTAGCCTcccttgaggatctggccaagatCCAGGAAGCAGCACCAGCAGCTGAGAAACGTTTTTGGAGTGCTAATGGCTGTATTCTACACCCTGACCATCTTTGGCGTGCCCCAGCTGGTCGCCTGGTTGCACAGAAGATGCTAATGCCTTATCTTGCTCATGTATACCACAGAATGGCACACGTACGCAAAGGGGGGATGGTTGCTGCAATTAACCGAGATTGGTGTGCGTTCGGTTTCCCAGTCATTGCACATCACTACTGTCAACAATGTGTGATTTGTCAACAGCATAACATTG TGGATGTATTTTCAAATTGGGTTGAAGCTTTTCCCTGCAGGAAAGCAGATGCCAGGACTGTTGTGAAACTTCTCCTTAAAGATTTTGTACCACGATTTGGCATCCCTGTGAGTATCAGCAGTGACCGTGGAACTCATTTTACTGGACAGATTGTAAAAGAGTTATGTGCAGCTTTGCAGATCCAACACAACCTTCACTGCCCCCACCATCCGCTGTCTGCCGGGGCAGTGGAACGCCATGAAtggaattctgaaaaataa